One window from the genome of Gimesia aquarii encodes:
- a CDS encoding MraY family glycosyltransferase: MTNEDLTLLGILFFLAVIISIVCTKLIIRNATRVGLISEPTERCAHVNPTPKGGGLAFVISFLAILGLLYSWNYITGTFVLSIGLGSFFIALIGFFDDCLQLSAKLRLITQLLIITATLFVFSPLPQIELLGLKFNSPWLSWILITLLLVWWLNLFNFMDGIDGLASLESIYILLSAIILIGLHGTLSNEETLIIVLLFASLIGFISFNWAPAKIFMGDAGSTFLGYVLEMIALITIMNGSLNLWTWLILSGVFWVDATSTLFRRMLHGQRWYQAHNSHVYQKVSRWLEFVDGTDKGRIVAHRKVTLYILIINVFWLFPLAGITLVWPEWGLLILGIAWAPLLFLALYFGAGTQQELVVDSIKP; the protein is encoded by the coding sequence ATGACTAATGAGGACTTAACTCTACTTGGCATACTATTTTTTTTAGCAGTTATCATTTCAATTGTCTGCACGAAGTTAATTATTCGAAATGCTACTAGAGTTGGTTTGATTAGCGAACCAACTGAGCGATGTGCTCATGTTAACCCAACTCCCAAAGGAGGTGGATTGGCTTTTGTTATTAGCTTTTTAGCGATCCTGGGTCTCTTGTACTCATGGAATTATATTACTGGAACTTTCGTTCTCAGTATTGGTTTAGGTAGTTTTTTCATTGCGTTAATTGGTTTTTTCGATGATTGTCTGCAACTTTCAGCAAAATTACGCCTTATCACACAGCTATTGATCATTACAGCGACTCTCTTTGTTTTTTCCCCTTTGCCTCAAATTGAATTGTTAGGCCTCAAATTTAATTCTCCCTGGTTATCATGGATTTTAATTACATTACTCTTAGTCTGGTGGCTTAATTTATTTAACTTCATGGATGGAATTGATGGCTTGGCGTCGTTGGAGTCAATTTACATTCTTCTGTCAGCGATTATACTCATTGGATTACATGGGACTCTATCTAATGAAGAGACACTTATTATTGTTTTATTGTTTGCCAGTTTAATTGGGTTTATAAGTTTTAATTGGGCCCCGGCGAAAATATTTATGGGTGATGCGGGGAGTACATTCTTAGGATATGTTTTAGAGATGATTGCATTGATTACGATCATGAATGGCTCGCTAAATCTTTGGACATGGCTAATTTTATCTGGTGTATTTTGGGTTGATGCAACATCCACTCTTTTCAGACGCATGTTACATGGACAACGTTGGTATCAAGCACACAATAGCCACGTATATCAAAAGGTATCTCGCTGGCTGGAATTTGTAGATGGTACGGACAAAGGTCGAATTGTAGCTCACAGGAAAGTGACGTTATATATCCTTATAATAAATGTCTTCTGGCTATTTCCATTAGCTGGAATTACATTGGTTTGGCCTGAGTGGGGGCTCTTAATCCTAGGAATCGCCTGGGCGCCGCTATTGTTCCTGGCATTGTATTTTGGTGCGGGAACTCAACAGGAACTGGTTGTTGATTCAATCAAGCCATAA
- a CDS encoding glycosyltransferase family protein: MDLIYFSPVPWDSYTQRPHEFVKYLAESSPVEKILWVNPFPTRLPRANDFRRRPDLVSSKSKKKLPFLTVLNVPCFPLEPIPIIKHLNDLLWKNVKTQLLNFCLDSEDQLILGIGKPNRLGLWLLNHIETKITIYDRMDEFSQFYSGLSKIAMKSWEQQIIKRVNRVMVSAQHLASNISHLKSEISVVENGYDMISLPLPQKENVTSHEPIVLGYVGSIAEWFDWDLTIALANKNPDCIIRLIGPCFVRPPVLPDNVELREACPREEIIEQIRLFSIGIIPFKINPLSQGVDPIKFYEYRGLGKPVLSTQFGSMPDHAKQGGVVFFEETSLEECVSQSLSVSPTLLEVEQFRKASDWSTRFAKISTWIK, encoded by the coding sequence ATGGATCTAATTTATTTTTCGCCTGTTCCCTGGGATAGTTATACTCAGCGCCCTCACGAATTCGTGAAATATTTGGCAGAATCTTCTCCTGTTGAAAAAATTTTATGGGTGAACCCGTTTCCTACACGTCTGCCAAGAGCCAATGATTTTAGAAGACGTCCGGATCTTGTTTCCAGCAAATCTAAAAAAAAACTACCGTTCCTTACGGTTCTCAATGTTCCCTGTTTCCCATTGGAACCAATTCCAATTATTAAACATCTCAATGATTTACTCTGGAAAAATGTAAAGACGCAACTACTCAACTTTTGCTTAGATTCAGAAGACCAACTCATACTAGGAATAGGCAAACCGAATCGATTGGGGCTCTGGTTGTTGAATCACATTGAAACAAAAATAACAATTTATGATCGCATGGATGAATTTTCTCAGTTCTATTCAGGGCTTTCAAAAATTGCCATGAAATCATGGGAGCAGCAAATCATCAAACGGGTCAACCGTGTCATGGTCTCAGCCCAACATCTGGCATCGAATATTTCTCATCTGAAATCGGAAATTTCAGTGGTGGAAAATGGTTATGATATGATTTCACTTCCACTACCTCAAAAAGAAAATGTCACTTCACACGAGCCCATCGTCTTAGGCTACGTAGGGTCTATTGCAGAATGGTTTGACTGGGATTTAACCATCGCACTGGCAAACAAAAACCCTGACTGCATCATTAGATTAATTGGTCCCTGCTTTGTTCGTCCTCCTGTTCTTCCGGATAATGTCGAGTTACGCGAAGCTTGTCCGCGAGAGGAAATTATTGAGCAGATCAGACTCTTTTCTATCGGGATCATACCTTTTAAAATAAATCCTCTGTCACAGGGAGTTGATCCAATTAAGTTTTATGAATACCGTGGACTGGGAAAACCCGTTCTGTCGACACAATTTGGATCAATGCCAGATCATGCCAAGCAGGGCGGTGTGGTTTTTTTTGAAGAAACCAGTTTAGAGGAGTGTGTGTCTCAAAGCTTGAGCGTATCACCAACACTTTTGGAAGTAGAACAATTCAGAAAAGCAAGCGACTGGTCTACTCGTTTTGCAAAAATAAGCACGTGGATAAAGTGA
- a CDS encoding glycosyltransferase family 2 protein, producing the protein MTQANLSVIIVNYNSGEHITECVKSVIRCAPEAEVIVVDNASSDESISLLESTFVNYPQLKVIRNQSNLGFSVACNIGTENTVNEYLLYLNPDCMIYESTIPKLFNCLQADDTVRMVGGRLLNADGSEQPGGRRAVPTPWRTFVRVFNLSFLSKRYPRLFSDFNLHQQEVPEHPIEVEAISGACMLINRETFKAVGGLDEKYFLHCEDLDWCMRFRLNGGKIMFVPDAILTHFQGACSEPTPVVVEWYKHKGMMRFYRKFFRHQYPGILMWIVAVGVWLRFSLLACYFYIRRFMRWIKSAKA; encoded by the coding sequence ATGACCCAAGCAAACCTTTCAGTGATCATAGTCAATTATAACTCTGGTGAGCACATCACTGAGTGCGTGAAATCTGTAATACGATGTGCTCCCGAAGCTGAGGTCATAGTCGTTGATAATGCCTCAAGTGATGAGAGTATTTCACTTTTGGAGTCGACTTTTGTAAATTATCCACAACTCAAAGTGATACGAAATCAGTCGAATTTGGGATTCTCTGTTGCCTGTAACATCGGGACAGAAAATACAGTCAACGAGTATCTGCTGTACCTCAATCCGGATTGTATGATTTATGAAAGTACGATTCCAAAATTATTTAACTGCTTGCAGGCAGACGATACGGTACGGATGGTCGGAGGCCGCCTGCTCAACGCTGATGGAAGTGAGCAGCCCGGGGGGCGACGTGCGGTTCCTACCCCTTGGCGAACTTTTGTTAGAGTGTTCAACTTATCTTTTCTTTCAAAGCGTTACCCGCGATTGTTCTCCGATTTCAATCTACATCAGCAGGAAGTTCCAGAGCACCCCATTGAAGTTGAGGCAATCTCCGGGGCTTGCATGTTAATCAATCGTGAAACATTTAAAGCTGTCGGCGGCTTGGATGAAAAATATTTTCTCCACTGCGAAGACCTGGACTGGTGCATGCGATTCAGGCTGAATGGGGGGAAAATTATGTTTGTTCCAGATGCGATTCTAACTCACTTTCAAGGAGCTTGCAGTGAGCCAACACCTGTTGTCGTTGAATGGTATAAACATAAAGGGATGATGCGATTTTATCGTAAATTTTTCCGACACCAATATCCCGGAATATTAATGTGGATTGTCGCAGTGGGAGTCTGGTTACGGTTTAGCTTGCTCGCCTGTTATTTTTATATACGACGTTTTATGAGATGGATAAAAAGTGCTAAAGCCTGA
- a CDS encoding SDR family oxidoreductase, translated as MLKPESVVGVLGATSLVGNRLFVPEFKPLSDKNLTWVAFSRNKQELMSEEIDNVHWCVLHDNQLPAVAQKIEYWICLAPIWVLPDYFSLLESLGARRIVALSSTSRFSKINSIDVSEQNLANRLVDSEQQLINWAEKNKIAWIIVRPTLIYGFGRDQNITTIARFIQRFGFFPLLGKANGLRQPIHVDDVARICLLVLFEENIINKAYNVSGGEILSYKNMVERVFNVLEMKPKYFHLPLIVFRIIIAILHFIPQFRKISVGMAHRMNQDLIFPSQDAKHDLKFEPKGFQLSKDDVGK; from the coding sequence GTGCTAAAGCCTGAATCTGTAGTTGGTGTTCTGGGGGCTACGAGCTTGGTCGGAAACCGTCTCTTTGTACCAGAATTCAAGCCACTCTCAGACAAAAACCTTACCTGGGTTGCATTCAGTCGAAACAAACAGGAACTTATGTCTGAAGAGATAGACAATGTTCACTGGTGTGTGTTACACGATAATCAGCTTCCTGCTGTCGCACAGAAAATAGAATATTGGATTTGCCTGGCACCCATTTGGGTCTTGCCTGATTATTTTTCTTTATTAGAATCACTCGGAGCACGCCGAATCGTTGCTCTCAGTTCTACCAGCCGTTTTTCAAAAATAAATTCCATTGATGTTTCAGAACAAAATCTTGCAAATCGTTTAGTAGACAGTGAGCAGCAATTAATTAACTGGGCAGAGAAAAATAAGATCGCTTGGATTATAGTACGGCCAACCCTCATCTATGGATTTGGACGTGACCAGAACATAACAACAATTGCTCGATTCATTCAGCGTTTTGGCTTTTTTCCACTCTTAGGTAAAGCCAATGGCTTGAGACAGCCCATTCACGTTGATGATGTTGCAAGGATTTGTCTTTTAGTCCTTTTTGAAGAAAATATTATTAATAAAGCATATAATGTTTCAGGTGGAGAAATATTATCATACAAAAATATGGTCGAAAGAGTATTTAACGTTTTGGAAATGAAACCAAAATATTTTCACTTACCTCTGATAGTATTTCGCATAATTATTGCGATCTTGCATTTCATTCCACAATTTAGAAAAATATCAGTGGGTATGGCGCATAGAATGAATCAGGACCTTATTTTTCCCAGTCAAGATGCCAAGCATGATCTTAAATTTGAACCAAAAGGTTTTCAATTAAGTAAGGATGATGTTGGTAAATGA
- a CDS encoding alkaline phosphatase D family protein, which yields MLIKSSIKVVVLMFVAIASAMAQQPNEKVESSQKLLVEDFAETRLSHGPILGRPRPDSMSMWVRTHRPGKVHVRYGTDLNKLNHVSQPAITHVGRDNTGVLTLSGLKANTRYYYRVLDHQEAGSFLTLPRTADFRNEKYNPKGLFNFKFEFACGNNQHGAGDGAGPSLPTFNTLNRKVRDDIQFAILNGDWLYENRRDYPAAEWIKQVGIKPAAVPNIVKVAPSITGVWENYKTYLTRGRNLSEWHRHVPSFYTYDDHETLNDIYGTAEIGYVNRRAVFRDIGVRAWFDYLAWANPLQHKAVAHFGLGEFKAMSNILTDPDTDFTKLKMEDYATLHVHWDRPTAGVKEMTLDTESPGNPNAGVYKIVKVLDAHRVQISPPAKASSRGPYSLGRRCYGKFTMSNCDFFLVDTRSHRDLHDVDRPDKPGASMLGKQQLKWLKEGISNSKADFIFVVSSVNFMVPHVGSGGGKDLNKAVKKDDAWTVFLEEREELIQFWDKLEQPVFVLTGDLHNSFAIRITDNVWEFASGPHNSINHAPQDDEGNRPVNGPFKYGPRACDIRWSTYVLNDIPRAHRVYPTYCVVQINNVFNNPVQRGGERWVVFPKPQVIFQFFDGLTGELRYSETVIKGQK from the coding sequence ATGCTTATCAAGAGCAGTATTAAAGTAGTTGTGCTGATGTTTGTCGCTATTGCATCTGCGATGGCTCAACAACCGAACGAGAAAGTAGAATCCTCTCAAAAACTTCTGGTGGAGGACTTTGCTGAGACGCGCCTGAGTCATGGCCCGATACTTGGTCGTCCCAGGCCTGATAGCATGAGTATGTGGGTGCGCACGCATCGGCCAGGAAAGGTGCATGTTCGGTACGGAACCGATCTCAATAAACTGAACCATGTTTCGCAACCCGCGATCACGCATGTTGGTCGTGACAATACAGGAGTTCTCACGCTTAGCGGTCTTAAAGCGAACACACGGTATTACTATCGGGTACTGGACCATCAGGAAGCGGGGAGTTTTCTTACGCTGCCGCGAACGGCTGACTTCAGGAACGAAAAATACAATCCCAAAGGACTGTTCAATTTCAAGTTTGAGTTTGCCTGCGGGAACAATCAGCATGGGGCGGGCGATGGTGCCGGGCCTAGTTTGCCTACGTTCAATACGCTCAACAGAAAGGTGCGTGATGATATTCAATTTGCCATTCTCAACGGTGACTGGTTGTATGAAAATCGGCGTGACTATCCCGCTGCTGAGTGGATCAAACAGGTTGGGATTAAGCCCGCCGCGGTTCCAAACATTGTCAAAGTTGCGCCGTCGATTACTGGTGTCTGGGAAAATTACAAGACTTATCTGACACGCGGGCGGAATCTTTCAGAGTGGCATCGCCATGTGCCGAGTTTCTACACCTATGATGACCACGAAACACTCAACGACATTTATGGTACGGCAGAAATCGGCTATGTGAACCGCCGCGCGGTGTTTCGCGATATTGGCGTGCGCGCCTGGTTTGATTACCTGGCCTGGGCCAATCCATTACAGCACAAAGCAGTTGCACATTTTGGCCTTGGGGAGTTTAAAGCCATGAGCAATATTTTGACCGACCCGGATACCGATTTCACGAAACTTAAAATGGAAGATTATGCCACACTGCATGTGCATTGGGATAGACCGACAGCAGGTGTGAAGGAAATGACACTCGATACAGAGTCACCTGGCAACCCGAACGCAGGTGTTTATAAAATTGTCAAGGTACTCGATGCCCATCGTGTGCAGATTTCTCCCCCAGCCAAAGCCAGTTCCCGCGGCCCGTATTCGTTGGGTCGGCGATGTTACGGCAAGTTCACGATGTCCAACTGCGATTTTTTTCTAGTCGATACACGATCGCATCGCGATCTGCATGACGTCGATCGACCCGATAAGCCTGGGGCTTCGATGCTTGGTAAGCAACAACTCAAATGGCTTAAAGAGGGTATCAGTAATAGTAAGGCGGACTTCATTTTTGTGGTCTCCTCGGTGAATTTCATGGTGCCACATGTGGGGAGTGGTGGTGGAAAAGATTTGAACAAGGCAGTCAAGAAGGACGATGCTTGGACGGTCTTTTTGGAAGAGCGCGAAGAGTTAATTCAATTCTGGGATAAACTGGAGCAGCCAGTGTTTGTGCTGACTGGCGACTTGCACAACAGCTTTGCTATTCGTATTACCGACAATGTCTGGGAGTTTGCATCGGGACCGCATAACTCTATCAACCATGCTCCGCAGGATGACGAAGGGAATCGTCCCGTCAATGGTCCGTTCAAGTATGGGCCACGGGCTTGTGACATCCGTTGGTCAACTTATGTACTCAACGACATTCCTCGAGCACACCGAGTTTACCCGACCTATTGTGTCGTGCAGATTAACAACGTCTTCAACAACCCCGTACAACGTGGCGGAGAACGCTGGGTTGTTTTCCCGAAACCGCAGGTCATATTCCAGTTCTTCGACGGTCTCACTGGTGAGTTGCGTTACAGTGAAACTGTTATAAAGGGACAGAAATGA